A genomic segment from Actinomadura hallensis encodes:
- a CDS encoding heme oxygenase (biliverdin-producing): MNDSAHDDARAGEPFSARLRAATWSDHGDNESSAYMSALVEGRLGRDEYALLVAQLHPVYELLERAADRMASDPAAAPFDLPGLRRLEALEADLAFFYGPRWRDRIEPGEAAARYCERLREVCFAWPGGFVAHHYTRYMGDLSGGQYIGLQVRKMLGLSAGDDGVRFYRFAGKPKAYKDRYRVLLDAAPWDAAEQDRVIGEVKAAYRLNAALTRELGEGLRHTAA, encoded by the coding sequence ATGAACGACAGTGCTCACGACGACGCCCGGGCGGGGGAGCCGTTCTCGGCGCGGCTGCGGGCCGCGACCTGGAGCGACCACGGCGACAACGAGTCGTCCGCCTACATGAGCGCCCTGGTCGAGGGCCGCCTCGGCCGCGACGAGTACGCGCTCCTGGTGGCGCAGCTGCATCCGGTGTACGAGCTGCTGGAGCGGGCCGCCGACCGGATGGCGTCCGACCCGGCCGCCGCGCCGTTCGACCTCCCCGGGCTGCGCCGCCTCGAGGCGCTGGAGGCCGACCTGGCGTTCTTCTACGGCCCCCGCTGGCGCGACCGGATCGAGCCCGGCGAGGCCGCGGCGCGCTACTGCGAGCGGCTCCGCGAGGTGTGCTTCGCCTGGCCGGGCGGCTTCGTCGCCCACCACTACACCCGCTACATGGGCGACCTGTCGGGCGGCCAGTACATCGGCCTGCAGGTCCGCAAGATGCTCGGGCTTTCGGCCGGCGACGACGGGGTCCGCTTCTACCGCTTCGCCGGCAAGCCGAAGGCCTACAAGGACCGCTACCGCGTGCTCCTCGACGCCGCCCCCTGGGACGCCGCCGAGCAGGACCGCGTCATCGGCGAGGTCAAGGCCGCCTACCGCCTCAACGCCGCCCTCACGAGGGAGCTGGGCGAGGGCCTGCGCCACACCGCCGCCTGA
- a CDS encoding DUF2470 domain-containing protein: MTDAGPFTEDVVRQITRHMNDDHAADCLTICRALGGRPEATAARMTGMDADGIDFAVTDGGAEHHVRIPFGERLTSRPQVRHEVVRMTEEARAALRA; this comes from the coding sequence ATGACCGACGCGGGCCCGTTCACCGAGGACGTCGTGCGGCAGATCACGCGGCACATGAACGACGACCACGCCGCCGACTGCCTCACGATCTGCCGGGCGCTCGGCGGCCGGCCGGAGGCGACCGCGGCCCGGATGACCGGCATGGACGCCGACGGCATCGACTTCGCGGTGACCGACGGCGGGGCCGAGCACCACGTCCGCATCCCGTTCGGCGAACGCCTCACCTCGCGGCCGCAGGTCAGGCACGAGGTGGTCCGGATGACCGAGGAGGCGCGCGCCGCGCTGCGCGCCTGA
- a CDS encoding FAD-dependent oxidoreductase: MNATGRPQAPQRRGGGVIPPGDGGEARIGEARIVVVGNGMAGSRFVTELRSRDPRVPVTVFGAEPQRPYNRVMLSDVLAGTARPDHIGLVDAAWYASHGVDARLGVEVTRIDRAAKTVHASDGTVTRYGTLVLATGSTAFVPPIPGLRDGPPEGALAFRTLEDCRRISALAESARRAVVVGGGLLGVEAARGLAGRGLEVTVLHLAGHLMERQLDAAAGGVLARTLARLGISVRLHAQVTALRTAAGAVTGVELAAPGGGTEVVGADLVVLSCGVRPEVTLARDAGLAVGRGVIVDDELRSVADPSVRAIGECSEHRDEVYGLVAPAWEQAGVLAGLLAGTEPAARFTGARQITRLKADGIELASMGETHHGDDDEDVEVVRFTDAARGTYKKAVIRGGRLIGAILLGETSAAGTLTRLYDRAAPLPAERLDLLFPGLGGAAEAASPVRMPDAATVCQCNNVAKRDIRACWEAGARTAGDVARATRAGTGCGGCRDAVEGIVAWLGEQDSESVAGSAGG; encoded by the coding sequence GTGAACGCGACCGGAAGACCGCAGGCCCCGCAGCGGCGGGGCGGGGGCGTGATCCCGCCGGGCGACGGCGGGGAGGCGCGCATCGGGGAGGCGCGCATCGTCGTCGTCGGCAACGGCATGGCCGGGTCGCGGTTCGTGACCGAGCTGCGCTCCCGCGACCCCCGCGTGCCGGTGACGGTGTTCGGGGCCGAGCCGCAGCGCCCCTACAACCGGGTCATGCTGTCGGACGTCCTCGCCGGGACGGCGCGGCCCGACCACATCGGCCTGGTCGACGCCGCCTGGTACGCCTCCCACGGCGTCGACGCCCGCCTGGGCGTCGAGGTCACCCGCATCGACCGCGCCGCGAAGACCGTCCACGCCTCCGACGGCACCGTCACCCGCTACGGCACGCTCGTGCTCGCCACCGGCAGCACCGCGTTCGTCCCGCCGATCCCGGGCCTGCGGGACGGGCCGCCGGAGGGCGCGCTGGCGTTCCGCACCCTGGAGGACTGCCGCCGCATCAGCGCGCTGGCCGAGTCGGCGCGCCGCGCGGTCGTCGTCGGCGGCGGGCTGCTGGGCGTCGAGGCCGCCCGCGGCCTGGCCGGGCGCGGCCTGGAGGTGACCGTCCTGCACCTGGCCGGGCACCTCATGGAACGCCAGCTCGACGCCGCCGCCGGCGGCGTCCTGGCCCGCACCCTGGCGCGGCTGGGGATCTCCGTCCGCCTGCACGCCCAGGTCACCGCGCTGCGCACCGCCGCCGGGGCGGTCACCGGCGTCGAGCTCGCCGCCCCCGGCGGCGGGACGGAGGTCGTCGGCGCCGACCTGGTCGTCCTGTCGTGCGGCGTCCGGCCCGAGGTGACCCTCGCCCGCGACGCCGGGCTCGCCGTCGGCCGCGGCGTGATCGTCGACGACGAGCTGCGCTCGGTCGCCGACCCGTCCGTCCGCGCCATCGGCGAGTGCTCCGAGCACCGCGACGAGGTGTACGGGCTGGTCGCGCCGGCGTGGGAGCAGGCCGGGGTCCTCGCCGGGCTGCTGGCCGGCACCGAGCCCGCCGCGCGGTTCACCGGCGCCCGGCAGATCACCCGCCTCAAGGCCGACGGGATCGAGCTGGCCTCGATGGGCGAGACGCACCACGGCGACGACGACGAGGACGTGGAGGTCGTCCGGTTCACCGACGCGGCGCGCGGCACCTACAAGAAGGCGGTCATCCGCGGCGGGCGGCTGATCGGCGCGATCCTGCTCGGCGAGACCTCCGCGGCCGGGACGCTCACCCGGCTCTACGACCGGGCCGCGCCGCTGCCCGCCGAACGGCTCGACCTGCTGTTCCCCGGCCTCGGCGGCGCCGCCGAGGCCGCGTCCCCCGTCCGCATGCCGGACGCCGCGACCGTCTGCCAGTGCAACAACGTCGCCAAACGCGACATCCGCGCCTGCTGGGAGGCCGGCGCCCGCACCGCCGGGGACGTGGCCCGCGCGACGCGGGCGGGCACCGGCTGCGGGGGCTGCCGGGACGCCGTGGAGGGCATCGTGGCCTGGCTGGGGGAGCAGGACTCCGAGAGCGTCGCCGGATCCGCCGGCGGGTAG
- the nirB gene encoding nitrite reductase large subunit NirB yields MGADNEQDKRLVVAGHGPAAHRLVEALCERDAAGAWSITVIGEEDRPAYDRVALTTHLEGADLAYPAHDARVTVVTGERVTSVDRAARTVTTSAGRVAAYDALVLATGSSPFIPPVEGRDLPGVFAYRTVDDLDAIRAYAEGRTTGAVVGGGLLGLEAARALQGLGLRSAVVEAAPWLMPRQLDEGGGAMLRRHIEDLGMTVHAGVPLGALEPGDDGAVRRVVLRDGTAVDAEVVVFSAGVRPRDELARGCGLPVGERGGVVVDASCRTGDPAVWAIGECALIGGTVYGLVGPCFSMAEVVADRLLSDTSTAVFEGADTSTKLKLMGVDVASFGDPFADAGDGALGVTYTDPVAGVYKKLVVSDDARTLLGGVLVGDAGSYAPLRAHVGRALPGAPEQMLFGGAEPAGGDLPGATVICSCNNVTADTVRGAVREDSLTDLAAVKDRTRAGTSCGSCVPLVKRLLDAELAAAGIEVGTALCEHFDQGRAELFEIVRAERITGFTQLVQKHGRGRGCDICKPAVASILASLGRGHILEGEQAALQDTNDHFLANLQRNGTYSVVPRIPGGEITPDKLIVIGEVARDFGLYTKITGGQRIDMFGARVEQLPEIWRRLVEAGFESGHAYGKALRTVKSCVGSAWCRYGVQDSAAMAIRLELRYRGLRAPHKLKSAVSGCARECAEARSKDFGVIATENGWNLYLGGNGGMRPRHADLFATDLTDERLITYIDRFLMYYIRTADRLQRTATWLESLDGGLDHLREVIVDDRLGICAELDAAMERHVAAYSDEWRDTLEDPERLRRFVSFVNAPRTPDPSIAFEAERDQIRPARTAPPTTEPAMNGPSVNEHAGNEPDANGPAGSGRNAAEVKP; encoded by the coding sequence ATGGGAGCCGATAACGAACAGGACAAGCGGCTGGTGGTGGCGGGCCACGGCCCGGCCGCGCACCGCCTGGTGGAGGCCCTGTGCGAGCGCGACGCCGCCGGCGCCTGGTCGATCACCGTAATCGGCGAGGAGGATCGCCCCGCCTACGACCGCGTCGCGCTCACGACGCACCTGGAGGGCGCCGACCTCGCCTACCCCGCGCACGACGCCCGGGTCACGGTCGTCACCGGCGAGCGCGTCACCTCGGTCGACCGCGCCGCGCGGACCGTCACGACCTCCGCCGGGCGCGTCGCCGCCTACGACGCGCTGGTGCTCGCCACCGGGTCGTCGCCGTTCATCCCGCCCGTGGAGGGCCGGGACCTGCCCGGCGTGTTCGCGTACCGCACCGTCGACGACCTGGACGCGATCCGCGCCTACGCGGAGGGCCGGACGACCGGCGCGGTCGTCGGCGGGGGCCTGCTCGGGCTGGAGGCGGCCCGCGCGCTGCAGGGACTCGGCCTGCGCAGCGCCGTCGTGGAGGCGGCCCCGTGGCTGATGCCCCGCCAGCTCGACGAGGGCGGCGGAGCGATGCTGCGCCGCCACATCGAGGACCTCGGCATGACCGTCCACGCCGGCGTCCCCCTGGGCGCCCTGGAGCCCGGGGACGACGGCGCGGTCCGGCGGGTCGTCCTGCGGGACGGCACGGCCGTCGACGCCGAGGTCGTGGTCTTCTCCGCCGGCGTCCGGCCCCGCGACGAGCTGGCCCGCGGCTGCGGCCTGCCCGTCGGCGAGCGCGGCGGCGTCGTCGTGGACGCCTCCTGCCGCACCGGGGACCCCGCCGTGTGGGCGATCGGGGAGTGCGCCCTCATCGGCGGGACGGTGTACGGCCTCGTGGGCCCGTGCTTCTCGATGGCCGAGGTCGTCGCCGACCGGCTGCTGTCGGACACGAGCACCGCCGTGTTCGAGGGCGCCGACACCTCGACCAAGCTGAAGCTCATGGGCGTGGACGTCGCGAGCTTCGGCGACCCGTTCGCGGACGCGGGGGACGGCGCGCTCGGCGTCACCTACACCGACCCCGTCGCCGGCGTGTACAAGAAGCTCGTCGTCAGCGACGACGCCCGCACCCTCCTCGGCGGCGTCCTCGTCGGCGACGCCGGGTCCTACGCGCCCCTGCGCGCCCATGTCGGGCGGGCCCTGCCGGGCGCGCCCGAGCAGATGCTGTTCGGCGGCGCCGAGCCCGCCGGCGGCGACCTGCCCGGCGCGACCGTCATCTGCTCCTGCAACAACGTCACCGCCGACACCGTCCGCGGCGCCGTCCGCGAGGACTCCCTCACCGACCTCGCCGCCGTCAAGGACCGCACCAGGGCCGGGACCAGCTGCGGCAGCTGCGTCCCGCTGGTGAAGAGGCTCCTGGACGCCGAGCTGGCCGCCGCGGGCATCGAGGTCGGCACCGCCCTGTGCGAGCACTTCGACCAGGGCCGCGCCGAGCTGTTCGAGATCGTCCGCGCCGAGCGGATCACCGGCTTCACGCAGCTCGTCCAGAAGCACGGCCGGGGCCGCGGCTGCGACATCTGCAAGCCCGCCGTGGCGTCCATCCTGGCGAGCCTCGGCCGCGGCCACATCCTCGAGGGCGAGCAGGCCGCGCTCCAGGACACCAACGACCACTTCCTCGCCAACCTGCAGAGGAACGGGACGTACTCGGTGGTGCCGCGCATCCCCGGCGGGGAGATCACCCCCGACAAGCTCATCGTCATCGGGGAGGTCGCCCGCGACTTCGGCCTCTACACCAAGATCACCGGAGGGCAGCGGATCGACATGTTCGGCGCCCGCGTCGAGCAGCTCCCCGAGATCTGGCGGCGGCTCGTCGAGGCCGGGTTCGAGTCGGGGCACGCCTACGGCAAGGCGCTGCGGACGGTGAAGTCGTGCGTCGGGTCCGCCTGGTGCCGCTACGGCGTCCAGGACTCGGCCGCCATGGCGATCCGCCTCGAGCTGCGGTACCGGGGGCTGCGCGCCCCGCACAAGCTGAAGTCGGCCGTGTCCGGGTGCGCCCGCGAGTGCGCCGAGGCGCGGAGCAAGGACTTCGGCGTCATCGCCACCGAGAACGGCTGGAACCTCTACCTCGGCGGCAACGGCGGCATGCGGCCCCGCCACGCCGACCTGTTCGCGACCGACCTCACCGACGAGCGGCTCATCACCTACATCGACCGGTTCCTGATGTATTACATCCGCACCGCCGACCGGCTGCAGCGCACCGCGACGTGGCTGGAGTCCCTCGACGGCGGCCTGGACCACCTCCGCGAGGTCATCGTGGACGACCGGCTCGGCATCTGCGCCGAGCTCGACGCCGCCATGGAACGCCACGTCGCCGCCTACTCCGACGAATGGCGCGACACCCTGGAGGACCCCGAGCGGCTCCGCCGGTTCGTCTCGTTCGTCAACGCCCCCCGGACGCCCGACCCGAGCATCGCGTTCGAGGCCGAACGCGACCAGATCAGGCCCGCCCGCACGGCGCCGCCCACGACCGAGCCCGCCATGAACGGGCCTTCCGTGAACGAGCACGCCGGGAACGAGCCCGACGCGAACGGGCCGGCCGGGTCCGGGCGGAACGCCGCGGAGGTGAAGCCGTGA
- a CDS encoding DUF3068 domain-containing protein produces MRRIIGVSLIGLGAFLVAAGVLVRFYAAPVLIGAPVDIYQVTRLRAEGASYLDASSLTVRSGATVVATSTVRGDVKASDGDTAVWDNGTVLQDMATGTTIEVQNARYAFDRRTARLKNCCGAAVQEDTGVRMSGIGLFWPLEARKRRLEVFDTATRRAWPAEFEGEERVDGRLTYRYAYRVPETAVAGEVPALPATLFGRPEGDPPVEAQRHYRLDATFWIDPRTGAAIDQRRHVVTTLRPKEGPGGLVVADLNLRMTPESRKALRDRADEGAAQIRLLKTVVPLAGAVAGLAALAAGLILVLGAGPRTPRRGRRRAAPRTVGPAASG; encoded by the coding sequence GTGCGAAGGATCATCGGAGTTTCCCTCATCGGGCTCGGGGCGTTCCTGGTCGCCGCCGGCGTGCTCGTGCGCTTCTACGCGGCCCCCGTGCTGATCGGCGCGCCCGTCGACATCTACCAGGTCACCCGGCTGCGGGCCGAGGGCGCCAGCTACCTGGACGCGTCGTCGCTGACGGTCCGCTCCGGCGCGACCGTGGTGGCGACCAGCACCGTGCGGGGGGACGTGAAGGCGTCCGACGGCGACACCGCCGTCTGGGACAACGGCACGGTCCTGCAGGACATGGCGACCGGCACCACGATCGAGGTCCAGAACGCCCGGTACGCGTTCGACCGCCGCACGGCCCGGCTGAAGAACTGCTGCGGCGCGGCGGTGCAGGAGGACACCGGGGTGCGGATGTCCGGCATCGGGCTGTTCTGGCCGCTGGAGGCGCGCAAGCGCAGGCTGGAGGTGTTCGACACCGCGACCCGGCGCGCCTGGCCCGCCGAGTTCGAGGGCGAGGAGCGCGTCGACGGCCGCCTCACCTACCGCTACGCCTACCGCGTCCCGGAGACCGCGGTGGCGGGCGAGGTGCCCGCGCTGCCCGCGACGCTGTTCGGCCGGCCCGAGGGCGACCCCCCGGTCGAGGCGCAGCGCCACTACCGGCTGGACGCCACGTTCTGGATCGATCCGAGGACGGGCGCGGCGATCGACCAGCGGCGGCACGTGGTGACGACGCTGCGGCCGAAGGAGGGGCCGGGCGGCCTCGTCGTCGCCGACCTGAACCTGCGCATGACGCCCGAGTCGCGCAAGGCCCTGCGCGACCGCGCCGACGAGGGCGCCGCGCAGATCCGGCTGCTGAAGACCGTCGTCCCCCTGGCCGGCGCCGTCGCGGGCCTGGCGGCCCTGGCGGCCGGGCTGATCCTCGTCCTCGGCGCCGGGCCGCGCACCCCGCGCCGCGGACGCCGCCGCGCGGCCCCCAGAACCGTCGGCCCCGCCGCCAGCGGCTAG
- a CDS encoding NAD-dependent protein deacetylase, with the protein MAESRPPGGGAERLRMLADLVSDGEVVVLSGAGLSTESGIPDYRGETGRRRRAEPMTYQEFTGSAAARRRYWARSHLGWRHVAAARPNAGHRAVAELQRRGLVAGIITQNVDGLQQAAGAHGVIELHGALSRVVCLACGDRSPRRRLDERLRAANPGWEERVAAARINPDGDAVLGEAETGAFRVVDCERCGGTLKPDVIFFGENVPPARVRDCYALTERAGALLVLGSSLTVLSGYRFVRHAARHGVPVAIVNQGPTRGDEHALVKLDAPLGTALGGLLAELGA; encoded by the coding sequence GTGGCGGAGAGCCGCCCGCCCGGCGGCGGGGCGGAGCGGCTGCGGATGCTGGCCGACCTCGTGTCCGACGGCGAGGTCGTGGTGCTGAGCGGCGCGGGCCTGTCGACCGAGTCGGGCATCCCGGACTACCGCGGTGAGACGGGCCGCCGGCGGCGGGCCGAGCCGATGACCTACCAGGAGTTCACCGGGTCGGCCGCGGCGCGGCGGCGGTACTGGGCGCGCAGCCATCTCGGCTGGCGGCACGTCGCCGCCGCCCGCCCGAACGCGGGGCACCGCGCGGTGGCGGAGCTGCAGCGCCGCGGGCTGGTCGCGGGGATCATCACCCAGAACGTCGACGGGCTGCAGCAGGCCGCCGGCGCGCACGGGGTGATCGAGCTGCACGGCGCCCTGTCCCGGGTGGTGTGCCTGGCGTGCGGGGACCGCAGCCCGCGGCGGCGGCTGGACGAGCGGCTCCGGGCCGCCAACCCCGGCTGGGAGGAGCGCGTCGCCGCCGCGCGGATCAACCCCGACGGCGACGCCGTCCTCGGCGAGGCCGAGACCGGGGCGTTCCGGGTGGTGGACTGCGAGCGGTGCGGCGGCACGCTCAAGCCCGACGTGATCTTCTTCGGGGAGAACGTGCCGCCGGCCCGCGTGCGCGACTGCTACGCGCTGACCGAGCGGGCGGGCGCCCTGCTGGTGCTCGGCTCGTCGCTGACGGTGCTGTCGGGGTACCGGTTCGTCCGGCACGCCGCGCGGCACGGCGTCCCCGTCGCGATCGTCAACCAGGGCCCGACCCGGGGCGACGAGCACGCGCTGGTGAAGCTGGACGCGCCGCTCGGCACCGCGCTCGGGGGCCTGCTCGCCGAGCTCGGCGCGTAG
- a CDS encoding DUF4142 domain-containing protein, which translates to MRGPRPAAAAACGLALALLVGGCAPMGRQTTDGGMRPVQATGGGQEAGGGQDAGGAAQDPSQAGGGLLSAADRLLLVQLRQAALWEIPAGRAAARRASQEATRKNLGQVATRHIRFDGVNRRMAVKLNVPLPNSPDAEQQSWLSEISGKSGTDYDKTVVARMRTAQGRLYARAAAVRASTRNTTMRRYAQQVQVFLNGQLKLLESTGFVTVDTLPDPPTVGDAPPPGVPGRRASPAPAATAVLSGG; encoded by the coding sequence ATGCGAGGACCCCGCCCGGCCGCCGCCGCGGCGTGCGGGCTGGCCCTGGCGCTGCTGGTGGGCGGCTGCGCGCCGATGGGCCGCCAGACCACCGACGGCGGAATGCGGCCGGTGCAGGCCACCGGCGGCGGGCAGGAGGCGGGCGGCGGGCAGGACGCGGGCGGCGCCGCCCAGGACCCCTCCCAGGCCGGCGGCGGCCTGCTGTCGGCCGCCGACCGCCTCCTGCTCGTGCAGCTCCGGCAGGCCGCGCTGTGGGAGATCCCCGCCGGCCGCGCCGCCGCCCGCCGCGCCTCGCAGGAGGCCACCCGCAAGAACCTCGGGCAGGTCGCCACCCGGCACATCCGCTTCGACGGGGTGAACCGGAGGATGGCGGTCAAGCTGAACGTCCCGCTGCCCAACAGCCCGGACGCCGAGCAGCAGAGCTGGCTGTCGGAGATCTCCGGGAAGTCCGGCACCGACTACGACAAGACAGTCGTGGCGCGGATGCGGACGGCCCAGGGCCGGCTGTACGCGCGCGCGGCCGCCGTCCGAGCGAGCACCCGCAACACCACGATGCGCCGGTACGCCCAGCAGGTCCAGGTGTTCCTCAACGGGCAGCTGAAGCTGCTGGAGTCCACCGGGTTCGTCACCGTCGACACCCTGCCCGACCCGCCCACCGTCGGCGACGCGCCGCCGCCCGGGGTGCCGGGGCGGCGGGCCTCGCCGGCGCCGGCCGCGACGGCGGTGCTGTCCGGCGGCTGA
- a CDS encoding MarR family winged helix-turn-helix transcriptional regulator, with protein sequence MSEDAGSGDGVDEVTSAMLTASRLLVAISARSLAAVEDAVTPAQFRLLVVLASQGPAKLVTLAGLLEVNPSTALRMVDRLASAGLVDRRASPDSGREVRIQVTPAGRALVDDVTARRRAAIAEIVARMPPDRRRAMVAGLRAFTEAGGEPPVASLSRLGWT encoded by the coding sequence ATGAGCGAGGACGCCGGGTCCGGCGACGGCGTCGACGAGGTCACCTCGGCGATGCTGACCGCGTCGCGCCTGCTGGTGGCGATCTCGGCGCGGTCCCTGGCCGCCGTGGAGGACGCCGTGACGCCGGCGCAGTTCCGGCTGCTGGTCGTGCTGGCCTCGCAGGGGCCCGCCAAGCTCGTCACGCTCGCCGGGCTGCTCGAGGTCAACCCGTCCACCGCGCTGCGGATGGTGGACCGGCTCGCCTCCGCCGGGCTGGTGGACCGGCGGGCCAGCCCCGACAGCGGCCGCGAGGTCCGCATCCAGGTCACCCCCGCGGGCCGCGCCCTCGTCGACGACGTCACCGCGCGCCGCCGCGCGGCCATCGCCGAGATCGTCGCCCGCATGCCGCCCGACCGGCGCCGCGCCATGGTCGCGGGCCTGCGCGCCTTCACCGAGGCGGGCGGCGAGCCGCCGGTCGCGAGCCTGTCCCGGCTCGGCTGGACCTGA
- a CDS encoding ABC transporter permease subunit has translation MTAAAESPAVGRPDDPAAHPRPGFARLLLSEWTKIRTVRSTLWSLILYVALSLGFTTLLVSLIVAQWDDAPEGDRAAISADPVNFILGSGFFGQLVVCVLGVLVISSEYSTGMIRATLLAVPRRLPVLWAKALVFAVIILVAGLAVSFVSFFIGSAILGDTVPVSLDDDGVLRAVVGGGLYLAMLGLFSLAIGAIVRHTAGAITAVIGLVLVIGPLAMLLPGKIGDYVYGYMPAEAGYLITKAQQGENDLLSPWEGYGVFALWTFALLAVAAYLLKRRDA, from the coding sequence ATGACCGCCGCCGCCGAGTCGCCCGCCGTGGGGCGCCCGGACGACCCCGCCGCCCACCCGCGCCCGGGGTTCGCGCGGCTCCTCCTCTCCGAGTGGACGAAGATCCGCACGGTCCGCTCCACGCTGTGGTCGCTGATCCTGTACGTCGCGCTCAGCCTCGGGTTCACCACCCTGCTGGTGAGCCTGATCGTCGCGCAGTGGGACGACGCGCCCGAGGGCGACCGCGCCGCGATCTCCGCGGACCCGGTCAACTTCATCCTCGGCAGCGGGTTCTTCGGACAGCTGGTCGTCTGCGTGCTCGGCGTCCTGGTGATCTCCTCGGAGTACTCCACCGGGATGATCCGCGCCACCCTGCTCGCCGTGCCGCGGCGCCTGCCGGTGCTGTGGGCCAAGGCGCTGGTGTTCGCCGTCATCATCCTCGTCGCGGGCCTCGCGGTGTCGTTCGTGTCGTTCTTCATCGGCTCGGCGATCCTCGGCGACACCGTGCCGGTGTCCCTCGACGACGACGGCGTGCTGCGCGCCGTGGTCGGCGGCGGCCTGTACCTGGCGATGCTCGGGCTGTTCTCCCTGGCCATCGGCGCGATCGTGCGGCACACCGCCGGCGCCATCACCGCCGTGATCGGGCTGGTGCTGGTGATCGGGCCGCTGGCCATGCTGCTGCCCGGCAAGATCGGCGACTACGTCTACGGGTACATGCCGGCGGAGGCCGGCTACCTGATCACCAAGGCGCAGCAGGGCGAGAACGACCTGCTGTCGCCCTGGGAGGGGTACGGCGTGTTCGCCCTCTGGACGTTCGCGCTCCTCGCCGTGGCCGCCTACCTGCTCAAGCGCCGCGACGCCTGA
- a CDS encoding ABC transporter ATP-binding protein, with translation MIEAKNLTKRYGDKVAVDDLSFTVVPGRVTGFLGPNGAGKSTTMRLLLGLDRPTRGDARIHGKHYRDLPAPLRTVGALLEAKAVHTGRSAYNHLLALAQTQGIPKRRVDEVIELVGLTGVARKRAGGFSLGMGQRLGIAAALLGDPQVLILDEPVNGLDPEGIVWIRTLMQRLAAEGRTVFVSSHLMNEMAVTAEHLIVIGRGRLIADCSTEEFVERSTEKRVTVRSPDAARLSEVLQAEGAKVRPGEDSQFTVVDMEAARIGELAAAEGLVLHELTPTRGSLEDAFMELTRDSVEYDAVAGPAQQPPAGQPPAQKEEAR, from the coding sequence ATGATCGAGGCCAAGAACCTCACCAAACGCTACGGCGACAAGGTCGCCGTGGACGATCTTTCCTTCACCGTCGTACCCGGACGGGTGACCGGCTTCCTCGGGCCGAACGGGGCCGGCAAGTCGACCACCATGCGGCTCCTGCTCGGCCTGGACCGGCCGACCCGCGGCGATGCGCGCATCCACGGCAAGCACTACCGGGACCTGCCCGCGCCGCTGCGCACGGTGGGCGCGCTGCTGGAGGCCAAGGCCGTCCACACCGGGCGCAGCGCCTACAACCACCTGCTCGCCCTCGCCCAGACGCAGGGCATCCCCAAGCGGCGCGTCGACGAGGTCATCGAGCTGGTCGGGCTGACCGGCGTCGCGCGCAAGCGCGCCGGCGGCTTCTCCCTCGGCATGGGGCAGCGGCTCGGCATCGCCGCCGCGCTCCTCGGCGACCCGCAGGTGCTGATCCTGGACGAGCCGGTCAACGGCCTCGACCCGGAGGGCATCGTCTGGATCCGCACCCTCATGCAGCGGCTCGCCGCCGAGGGGCGCACGGTGTTCGTCTCCAGCCACCTCATGAACGAGATGGCGGTCACCGCCGAGCACCTCATCGTCATCGGCCGCGGCCGCCTCATCGCCGACTGCTCCACCGAGGAGTTCGTCGAGCGCAGCACCGAGAAGAGGGTGACGGTCCGCAGCCCCGACGCCGCGCGGCTGTCGGAGGTCCTCCAGGCCGAGGGCGCGAAGGTCAGGCCCGGCGAGGACTCCCAGTTCACCGTCGTCGACATGGAGGCCGCCCGGATCGGGGAGCTCGCCGCCGCGGAGGGCCTCGTCCTGCACGAGCTGACGCCGACGCGCGGCTCCCTCGAGGACGCCTTCATGGAACTGACCCGCGACAGCGTCGAGTACGACGCCGTGGCCGGCCCCGCGCAGCAGCCGCCCGCCGGGCAGCCCCCCGCCCAGAAGGAGGAAGCCCGATGA